A window of Choloepus didactylus isolate mChoDid1 chromosome 23, mChoDid1.pri, whole genome shotgun sequence contains these coding sequences:
- the ASPHD2 gene encoding aspartate beta-hydroxylase domain-containing protein 2, which translates to MVWVPLGPQRTDCRTQAPNSNSPEMALEWLVAWSWSLDGLRDRVATGIQSVRDCDATAIVTVAGLLVLFVWYCYHVGREQPRPYVSVNALMQGADASGLQNGYVHCQSPECVRCSHNEGLNQKLYHNLQEYAKRYSWSGMGRIHKGIREQGRYLSSRPSIQKPEVFFLPDLPTTPYFSRDAQKHDVELLERNYQTVLCEFETLYKAFSNCSLPQGWKMNSTPSGEWFTFYLVNQGVCVPRNCRKCPRTYRLLGSLRTCIGNNVFGNACISVLSPGTVITEHYGPTNIRIRCHLGLKTPSSCELVVGGEPQCWAEGRCLLFDDSFLHTAFHEGSPEDGPRVVFMVDLWHPNVAAAERQALDFIFAPGR; encoded by the exons ATGGTGTGGGTGCCCTTGGGGCCCCAGAGGACTGACTGCCGGACTCAAGCCCCCAACAGCAACTCCCCCGAGATGGCGCTCGAGTGGCTGGTGGCCTGGAGCTGGTCGCTGGACGGCCTGCGGGACCGCGTCGCCACCGGCATCCAGTCCGTGCGGGACTGCGACGCCACCGCCATCGTGACCGTGGCCGGCCTGCTGGTCCTGTTCGTGTGGTACTGCTACCACGTGGGCCGGGAGCAGCCCCGGCCCTATGTCTCCGTCAACGCCCTCATGCAGGGCGCGGATGCCAGCGGGCTGCAGAACGGGTACGTGCACTGCCAGTCGCCCGAGTGCGTGCGCTGCTCCCACAACGAGGGGCTCAACCAGAAGCTCTACCACAACCTGCAGGAGTACGCCAAGCGTTACTCCTGGTCGGGCATGGGCCGCATCCACAAGGGCATCCGCGAGCAGGGGCGCTACCTCAGCAGCCGGCCCTCCATCCAGAAGCCCGAGGTCTTCTTCCTGCCTGACCTCCCCACCACGCCCTACTTCTCCCGGGACGCCCAGAAGCACGACGTGGAACTGCTGGAACGCAACTACCAGACTGTCCTGTGCGAGTTTGAGACCCTCTACAAGGCCTTCTCAAACTGCAGCCTCCCGCAAGGTTGGAAAATGAACAGCACCCCCAGCGGGGAGTGGTTCACCTTTTACTTGGTCAACCAGGGGGTTTGCGTCCCCAGGAACTGCAGAAAGTGCCCACGGACTTACCGCTTGCTCGGAAGCCTTCGGACCTGTATTGGGAACAATGTTTTTGGGAACGCGTGCATCTCAGTGCTGAGTCCGGGGACTGTGATAACGGAGCACTACGGGCCCACCAACATCCGTATACGATGCCATTTAG GTCTGAAAACTCCAAGCAGCTGTGAACTGGTAGTTGGGGGAGAGCCACAGTGTTGGGCGGAAGGGCGCTGCCTCCTCTTTGACGACTCCTTCCTGCACACTGCGTTCCATGAAG gttcaccggaggatggccccCGGGTGGTTTTCATGGTGGATTTGTGGCATCCAAACGTCGCAGCGGCCGAACGGCAGGCCCTGGATTTCATCTTTGCTCCGGGACGATGA